GGCAAAGCCCAGCCAGGTAACCATGAAACTGGATGGATCGTGGGTGGACAATCAACTGGTCGTGCTCAGTATTCGGCAACTGCTGGATGTTGAGTTCAATGCCCTTGGCTACGAATACATCACCCACGAGTTGAAAAAAGAGTACTTGATTAATAAAAAAAAGGTATATCGGCTCATGCAGGAGCATAATTTACTTCTGGGCAAAGTGTTCCGGCCGACAGGTAAGCGGGAGTTCGTTAAATTCAGACGAATTGTAGCTACCAAGCCCTTAGAATACCTATGTTGGGATATCAAGTACGTCTGGGTACAAGGGGAACGACGGAATTACTATCTGTTGAGCGTCATTGATGTGTATAGCCGCAAAATTCTGGATTGGCTATTCCAAGGCAGTATTCGCCAAATCGACTTGATCAATCTTTTTCGACGAATAAATCGGAGTCATGAACTGAAAGGGGTCATTTTGCGCAATGATAATGGCAGTCAATTCATTGCTCATTCAGTGCGTAACTTTTTGAAAAGCTCAGAGATCAAGCAGGAATTCACGCACGTAGCCACCCCTGAAGAGAACTCGTACATTGAAGCTTTTCACAGTATTCTAGAACATGATGTGATTGAGCGAAATGAGTTTGC
This window of the Spirosoma aerolatum genome carries:
- a CDS encoding IS3 family transposase; the protein is MKQFEHQVSRTLLCQWLSVPRSVSYYQPQSGRPGAKPSQVTMKLDGSWVDNQLVVLSIRQLLDVEFNALGYEYITHELKKEYLINKKKVYRLMQEHNLLLGKVFRPTGKREFVKFRRIVATKPLEYLCWDIKYVWVQGERRNYYLLSVIDVYSRKILDWLFQGSIRQIDLINLFRRINRSHELKGVILRNDNGSQFIAHSVRNFLKSSEIKQEFTHVATPEENSYIEAFHSILEHDVIERNEFASYYEAKEMLGRYFSHYNHHRLHRSIGFITPQQKWEEAELVFDTIFSENLSS